One window of Mangrovibacterium diazotrophicum genomic DNA carries:
- a CDS encoding SDR family oxidoreductase, with amino-acid sequence MTRKSALVVGGNGIVGKNLTQYLCETNEWEVFVTSRSGLHYETSAHFIPLALSAANVEEQMGDTLNGITHVFFAAYTERQDPYEQSEANGRLMKNLVLAIQKKATNLQRVLFIQGGKAYGAHLGYYKTPAYESDPRTITPNFYYDQEDFLREESRGRKWSWTSIRPDIVIGVTIGNPMNLANLIAVYANLCKEEGIPMRFPGSQQAYQALVNVTGVKVLAKAMDWAANAGQAVDEIFNVTNGDVFRWSQLWPRFGEYFGVEVAEPQRFSLQEYMPGKKQLWAQMTVKYGLKPYELDRLVQWGFGDFIFNVESDAFQDVNKARRAGFHEMNGDSLGVFLETFRQLKAEKIIP; translated from the coding sequence ATGACCAGAAAGAGTGCATTAGTTGTTGGTGGAAACGGAATTGTCGGGAAAAACCTGACACAGTACCTGTGTGAAACAAATGAGTGGGAAGTGTTTGTAACGTCCCGTTCCGGATTACATTACGAAACATCGGCGCATTTTATTCCACTCGCTTTAAGTGCCGCAAACGTCGAAGAGCAAATGGGGGACACGCTCAACGGGATTACCCACGTTTTCTTTGCTGCTTATACAGAACGGCAGGATCCCTATGAGCAGTCGGAAGCCAACGGGCGCTTGATGAAAAACCTGGTTTTAGCTATCCAGAAAAAAGCAACCAACCTGCAACGGGTGTTGTTTATACAAGGCGGAAAAGCTTACGGTGCTCACCTTGGATACTATAAAACGCCGGCTTACGAGTCGGATCCGCGAACGATTACGCCAAACTTTTACTACGACCAGGAAGATTTCTTGCGGGAGGAAAGCAGAGGCCGAAAGTGGAGCTGGACCAGTATTCGGCCTGATATAGTGATCGGAGTTACGATTGGCAACCCGATGAACCTGGCAAACCTGATTGCGGTTTATGCCAATTTGTGTAAAGAAGAAGGAATCCCGATGCGTTTCCCGGGATCACAACAGGCCTACCAGGCTTTGGTGAATGTTACCGGAGTGAAAGTTTTGGCAAAGGCTATGGATTGGGCAGCGAATGCGGGGCAGGCCGTTGATGAAATTTTCAATGTGACCAATGGTGATGTTTTCCGTTGGAGCCAGTTGTGGCCCCGGTTTGGTGAGTACTTTGGTGTTGAGGTAGCCGAACCACAGCGGTTCTCGCTGCAGGAATACATGCCGGGTAAAAAGCAATTGTGGGCACAAATGACGGTAAAGTACGGTTTGAAGCCGTATGAGCTTGATCGGTTGGTACAGTGGGGTTTCGGCGATTTTATTTTTAATGTTGAGTCGGATGCCTTCCAGGATGTAAACAAAGCTCGCCGAGCCGGTTTTCACGAGATGAACGGAGACAGCCTGGGGGTGTTCCTGGAAACGTTCAGGCAACTGAAAGCAGAAAAGATTATTCCATGA
- a CDS encoding DoxX family protein, whose protein sequence is MNAKYSYFFVKLPMALSLLGHGLVRIPKLQIFSDWMVNFMANSYLPEVMIRSFSYLVPFVEVVTGVLLLVGFYTRQTIYLALALMALFVFGNTTIENWEAITSELLHAGYLTALLYLIQYDRFSLDWFRGKEA, encoded by the coding sequence ATGAATGCAAAGTACAGTTATTTCTTTGTGAAGCTTCCAATGGCACTTTCCCTGTTGGGGCATGGCTTGGTTCGGATACCCAAGTTGCAGATATTTAGCGACTGGATGGTCAATTTTATGGCCAATTCGTATTTGCCAGAGGTGATGATTCGCAGTTTTAGTTACCTGGTTCCCTTTGTTGAAGTGGTAACCGGGGTATTGTTGCTTGTGGGTTTTTACACCCGGCAAACCATTTATCTTGCTCTGGCTTTGATGGCCTTGTTTGTCTTCGGAAACACGACCATTGAAAATTGGGAAGCGATTACTTCGGAGCTGTTGCATGCCGGTTATCTGACAGCGCTGCTTTACCTTATTCAGTACGATCGTTTTTCGTTGGATTGGTTTCGCGGAAAGGAGGCCTGA
- a CDS encoding aldo/keto reductase: MKKVKIANTELEVAPINFGGNVFGWTLDEKQSFEILDAFVDGGFNFVDTANTYSWWVNGVGGQSETIIGNWMKARGNREKMVIATKVGSETKVHPKDISKKQILKSVDESLQRLQVDYIDLFYTHFDDDKTPVEETMSAYDELVKAGKLRYIAASNVSPARLEESFAVAEKNGFPKYVALQPHYNLVEREGYEKNYLPLVEKYGLSVFPYWSLAAGFLTGKYRSEADLGKSVRGEGVKKYLDEKGLAVLAALDQISEKHNSKQATVALAWLLAQPQLVAPIVSATSKSQLQTLFDAPELKLDSEDLKLLGQSSK, encoded by the coding sequence ATGAAAAAAGTAAAAATAGCAAACACCGAACTGGAAGTTGCTCCGATTAATTTCGGTGGTAACGTGTTCGGATGGACACTGGACGAAAAACAATCGTTCGAGATTTTGGATGCCTTTGTTGACGGAGGTTTCAATTTTGTAGATACGGCGAATACTTACTCCTGGTGGGTGAATGGAGTCGGCGGACAGTCGGAAACCATCATCGGAAACTGGATGAAAGCCCGCGGAAATCGCGAGAAAATGGTGATTGCCACAAAGGTTGGATCTGAAACCAAAGTGCATCCAAAGGATATCAGCAAAAAACAGATTCTGAAAAGCGTTGACGAATCGTTGCAGCGCCTGCAAGTCGACTATATCGATCTGTTTTACACTCACTTTGACGATGATAAAACGCCTGTGGAAGAAACCATGTCTGCTTACGACGAATTAGTAAAAGCCGGAAAGCTACGTTATATTGCTGCATCGAATGTTTCACCTGCCCGTTTGGAGGAGTCATTCGCGGTAGCCGAGAAAAACGGTTTCCCAAAATATGTAGCTCTTCAGCCTCATTACAATTTGGTCGAACGCGAGGGCTACGAAAAAAACTATCTGCCTTTGGTAGAAAAATACGGCTTGTCGGTATTTCCCTACTGGTCGCTGGCTGCAGGTTTCCTGACCGGTAAGTACCGCTCGGAAGCCGATCTTGGGAAAAGCGTTCGCGGAGAAGGTGTGAAGAAATATCTGGACGAAAAAGGTTTGGCTGTTCTCGCTGCGTTGGATCAGATTTCAGAAAAGCACAACAGTAAGCAAGCAACAGTGGCCCTGGCCTGGTTGCTGGCACAGCCTCAGCTTGTAGCGCCGATTGTGAGTGCAACAAGCAAAAGTCAGTTGCAGACGTTGTTCGATGCGCCGGAACTGAAACTTGATAGTGAAGATCTTAAATTGCTTGGTCAGTCGAGCAAATAA
- a CDS encoding helix-turn-helix domain-containing protein, protein MEIRNLHQPFEVEFLTIGKQFEIPKYRNTFFEMVFILEGTGTHTVNDHKLPYAKNKLYLLFPQDTYSFEVEEQTHFCIIRFNLTYLRTQSRDWLQRLEFIYHQHNHMPSCILKTITDKPLVRALVEALEREYTSPNPQQQLVIRQLIDTILTVASRNLLLATSGVDATIKTDNAMLLLNYVQQNIYDPERLKVDQIAMEFNLSPKYVSEYFKNHTGQSLQEYINTYRYKIIETRLRYTDMRINEIVLELGLSDASHLNRLFKKHSGVSPSDYKRSLAVEA, encoded by the coding sequence ATGGAGATTCGCAATTTACATCAACCTTTCGAGGTTGAATTTCTGACTATTGGCAAGCAATTCGAAATACCGAAGTATCGCAACACTTTTTTCGAGATGGTCTTCATTCTTGAAGGGACGGGAACTCATACGGTAAACGACCACAAACTACCTTACGCCAAAAATAAACTCTACCTTCTTTTTCCGCAGGATACTTATAGTTTTGAAGTGGAAGAGCAGACCCATTTTTGCATAATTCGCTTCAACCTCACTTATCTCCGAACACAATCGCGGGACTGGCTGCAACGCCTGGAATTTATATATCACCAGCACAATCACATGCCAAGCTGCATCCTGAAAACCATCACCGACAAGCCTCTGGTTCGTGCGCTGGTTGAAGCACTTGAGCGGGAATACACAAGCCCTAATCCTCAGCAACAACTCGTGATACGCCAGTTGATCGATACAATTTTGACCGTGGCCAGCCGAAACCTCCTCCTAGCTACTTCGGGAGTCGACGCCACTATTAAAACAGACAATGCAATGCTCCTGCTGAATTACGTACAACAAAATATTTACGATCCCGAGCGATTGAAAGTCGACCAGATTGCCATGGAGTTCAATCTGTCGCCCAAATATGTAAGCGAGTATTTCAAGAACCATACCGGGCAAAGCCTGCAGGAATACATCAACACCTATCGCTACAAAATCATCGAAACGCGCCTTCGTTATACCGACATGCGCATCAACGAGATTGTGCTGGAACTGGGACTAAGCGATGCCAGCCACCTGAACCGTTTGTTTAAAAAGCATTCAGGAGTCAGCCCCAGCGATTACAAACGGTCGTTGGCAGTCGAAGCCTGA
- a CDS encoding outer membrane beta-barrel protein — protein sequence MNKYRISCFKHIGLLAMALLAGLGLFAQEVQVPESEISVYLKAPISHMSFDVGNYGEQNNGFGAGIGAQYAHYFNFNWSVSAGLEFQTYRSEAMFNAFSDSYSTTDMEGDNFEYRYSVDSYHEREYLSLLNIPIKVQYERGINETLTFFGSGGFAIGFPVSAKYKSQVYNLKTAGYYPQWDALLTSPKFMGFGSWGNRNTGKIDMDTKTSFTFLLEAGLKYKLTAGTNFYMGLFADIPLNKLNKTDGGPDPLVEYNTSQPTTLIFNPAINSAPGAEGTPFADKLKVVAWGVKLRYAFDF from the coding sequence ATGAATAAATACAGAATAAGCTGTTTCAAGCATATCGGACTCCTGGCGATGGCATTGCTGGCAGGCCTGGGACTGTTTGCCCAGGAAGTGCAGGTGCCCGAGTCCGAAATCTCCGTTTACCTGAAAGCTCCCATCTCGCACATGAGCTTCGACGTCGGTAATTACGGCGAACAAAACAACGGCTTTGGCGCCGGTATCGGCGCTCAATATGCGCACTACTTCAATTTTAACTGGAGCGTATCAGCCGGTCTCGAGTTTCAAACTTATCGCTCCGAAGCAATGTTCAACGCTTTTAGCGACAGTTACAGTACGACCGATATGGAAGGCGATAATTTCGAATACCGCTATTCGGTTGACTCCTACCACGAACGCGAATACCTGTCGTTATTGAATATCCCCATCAAAGTACAATACGAACGGGGAATTAACGAGACGCTGACATTTTTTGGTTCAGGTGGTTTCGCGATTGGTTTTCCGGTCAGTGCGAAGTACAAAAGCCAGGTTTACAATTTAAAAACTGCCGGCTATTACCCCCAATGGGATGCCCTGCTGACCAGCCCCAAATTCATGGGCTTCGGTAGCTGGGGAAACCGCAACACGGGAAAGATCGACATGGATACGAAAACCAGTTTCACCTTTTTGCTCGAAGCCGGGCTCAAATACAAACTGACAGCCGGAACAAATTTCTACATGGGCCTGTTTGCCGACATTCCGCTAAATAAGCTGAACAAGACGGATGGCGGACCGGATCCATTGGTCGAGTACAACACCAGCCAGCCAACCACACTGATTTTTAACCCGGCGATTAATTCAGCTCCCGGGGCCGAAGGCACACCCTTTGCCGACAAGCTGAAAGTGGTCGCCTGGGGCGTGAAACTCCGCTATGCGTTCGATTTTTAG
- a CDS encoding beta strand repeat-containing protein, which yields MVRHLRGFFPAGKKYPPQSGYLWGIFLSLFLVQLNTAALAQNTDPIAICKPITVYLNSNGTVTIMAEDIDDGSYDAESGVQLFVDIEEFDCSDIGDNTVRLIVLDDYDGVDICFTTVTVVDDLPPTPDIPVLPDILAECSVSASDVMTPTATDNCSSTIDGVADLSFPITTQGTTVITWTYTDAGGNSVTQTQNVIIDDTTAPVPDAGTLADITAQCQVEAGDVTAPTATDNCMGVITGTTDAVFPISTQGTTVITWSHNDGNGNTSTQTQNIVISDTTAPTADVANLADITAQCEVTETDVTAPTATDNCGGTITVTHDASFPITTQGTTVISWTYTDQYGNSSTQTQNVVVDDTTAPTPDALSLDDITAQCQVTEAEVTAPTATDNCGGMVTVTNDATFPITAQGTTVITWTYTDVNGNTATQLQNVVIDDTTAPIADAESLPDVTAQCSVSEADLTVPTATDNCGGTVTVTNDGTFPITMQGTTELTWTFEDENGNTATQTQNIIIEDTTAPTPDTETLSDITAQCVVMEADVAMPTTTDNCGGMVTVTSDAVFPISMQGTTVITWTYEDVNGNTSTQTQNVVITDTTAPMADNPSLLDITAECEVTESDVTAPTATDNCGGTVTVTHDATFPISTQGTTVISWTYTDAAGNSSTQMQNVVITDTTAPVADISTLEDVTAQCQVAETDLTAPMATDNCSGAITATTDATFPITTQGTTVINWTYTDAVGNSSTQTQNIVITDTSSPTPDAEIMPDVTAQCEVAETDLTAPTATDNCGGTVTVTNDGTFPITMQGTTLITWTFEDENGNTATQTQNIVIEDTTAPLPDAETLADITAQCFVLASDITAPTATDNCGGVVSVTNDGTFPVTTQGTTVITWTYEDQYGNTSTQEQNIIIEDILAPVADASTLPDLTAECAITEADVLTPTASDNCSGMVTVTNDATFPITAQGTSVITWTFTDEAGNSSTQTQNVVLTDVTDPVPDASSLPEINGICEVTANDVTPPTASDDCLGTVTVTPDVTFPLTTAGTTVVTWTFTDAGGNTATQTQNIVIEASPVADVSFTDGSFSYDGMPHSLAVSTLPAGASVTYENNDQTNAGTYTVTATIDPGVASCPQVQLTATLTIDKAAQTISFDPIPVKNLENDADFSLTATASSGLPVSYSYTYTSDTTPATVSPEGDVVLLTSGVVEITASQEGNDNYLPADPVSQTLTIESSDATIHSITINDVTIQNPGNKVSYYIDCGDNMDEIAVSYTKETNASSNMPESFTMGISGTGTFTQVINLTSQDGCQTASYTVEIVKPFNYLAAEGLVIQKFNNVLLVNNNPATNGGYNFVSFKWYMNGNVIGTGQYYSAGDNASNTLNPNATYWVELTDASGNRYRSCDFDVSLTATAYTIQVSPNPAAAGTTVDVSTTYTPEMLSNAKLSLSTLYGTPVWQDVTVTNDSRIILPSSLSPGTYILTSKAGDVILSTKIIVK from the coding sequence ATGGTTAGACATTTACGTGGATTCTTTCCAGCGGGAAAGAAGTACCCTCCGCAAAGCGGATACCTATGGGGTATTTTTCTAAGCTTATTTTTGGTACAGCTTAACACAGCGGCTTTAGCCCAAAACACCGACCCGATTGCAATTTGCAAGCCTATAACCGTTTACCTGAATTCAAACGGAACTGTCACAATCATGGCCGAAGATATCGATGATGGCTCGTATGATGCTGAAAGTGGCGTACAACTGTTTGTTGATATTGAAGAATTTGATTGCAGCGATATCGGCGATAACACCGTTCGGCTAATCGTTTTGGACGATTACGATGGAGTTGATATTTGCTTTACCACCGTTACGGTTGTTGACGACCTGCCACCAACACCGGACATCCCCGTTTTGCCGGACATCCTTGCGGAATGCTCTGTTTCAGCGTCTGACGTTATGACACCCACTGCCACCGACAATTGCTCATCAACAATTGATGGCGTAGCTGACCTTAGTTTTCCGATTACAACACAGGGAACCACAGTAATCACCTGGACCTACACCGACGCCGGCGGAAATTCCGTCACACAAACCCAGAATGTCATTATTGATGACACAACAGCGCCTGTTCCGGATGCCGGGACACTGGCCGATATTACCGCCCAGTGCCAGGTTGAAGCGGGCGATGTTACTGCGCCAACAGCAACCGATAATTGCATGGGCGTGATCACCGGAACAACTGATGCGGTTTTCCCAATCTCCACGCAAGGCACAACAGTTATCACCTGGTCGCATAACGATGGAAATGGCAATACCTCAACACAGACCCAAAACATTGTCATCAGCGACACAACAGCTCCAACGGCGGATGTAGCCAACTTAGCCGACATCACCGCCCAGTGCGAAGTGACAGAAACCGATGTAACAGCACCAACAGCAACCGACAATTGTGGCGGAACGATTACCGTAACGCACGACGCCAGCTTCCCGATCACGACACAGGGCACAACTGTGATTAGCTGGACCTACACTGACCAGTACGGAAACAGTTCAACACAGACGCAAAATGTGGTCGTCGACGATACTACTGCTCCAACTCCGGATGCGCTAAGCTTAGACGACATTACGGCCCAATGCCAGGTAACCGAAGCCGAAGTTACCGCTCCAACTGCCACAGACAACTGCGGTGGAATGGTTACTGTAACCAACGATGCGACCTTCCCGATCACGGCACAGGGAACAACGGTAATTACCTGGACTTACACCGACGTGAATGGCAACACTGCAACACAACTGCAGAATGTCGTCATCGACGATACCACCGCGCCAATAGCTGACGCTGAAAGTTTGCCGGATGTAACAGCTCAATGCTCCGTTTCGGAAGCCGACCTGACCGTTCCAACCGCCACCGACAATTGCGGAGGAACAGTAACGGTGACTAACGACGGAACTTTCCCGATCACCATGCAGGGAACAACCGAACTTACCTGGACCTTCGAAGATGAAAACGGTAATACCGCCACACAAACGCAAAACATCATCATCGAAGATACGACTGCGCCAACACCCGATACGGAAACGCTGAGCGACATTACAGCACAATGTGTAGTAATGGAAGCAGATGTGGCCATGCCAACCACCACCGACAATTGCGGCGGAATGGTGACGGTAACCAGCGATGCGGTTTTCCCAATCTCTATGCAAGGCACAACGGTCATCACCTGGACTTACGAAGACGTAAACGGAAATACATCAACACAGACGCAGAACGTAGTGATCACCGATACCACAGCACCAATGGCTGACAATCCAAGCCTATTGGACATTACCGCTGAGTGTGAAGTGACCGAAAGCGATGTAACAGCACCTACTGCAACCGACAACTGCGGAGGAACGGTTACGGTAACGCACGACGCGACCTTCCCGATCAGCACACAAGGAACAACCGTGATTAGCTGGACCTACACCGATGCTGCCGGAAACAGTTCAACCCAAATGCAAAATGTGGTGATTACCGACACAACGGCACCGGTAGCCGACATTTCGACACTTGAAGATGTAACCGCACAATGCCAGGTTGCCGAAACAGACCTAACGGCACCAATGGCAACTGATAATTGTTCGGGAGCCATCACCGCTACCACCGATGCAACCTTCCCGATTACCACACAGGGAACAACGGTAATTAACTGGACCTACACGGATGCCGTTGGAAACAGTTCCACCCAGACGCAGAATATTGTCATCACCGATACAAGTTCGCCAACACCGGATGCTGAAATAATGCCCGATGTTACCGCCCAGTGCGAAGTCGCCGAAACGGATCTTACTGCGCCGACAGCAACCGACAATTGCGGAGGAACCGTAACGGTGACCAACGACGGAACTTTCCCAATCACCATGCAGGGAACAACCCTGATCACCTGGACCTTCGAAGATGAAAACGGCAATACTGCCACACAAACGCAAAACATCGTCATCGAAGACACCACTGCCCCACTGCCCGACGCGGAAACCCTCGCCGACATAACTGCACAGTGCTTCGTTCTTGCCAGCGATATCACGGCACCGACAGCTACCGACAACTGCGGCGGAGTCGTTAGTGTGACGAACGACGGTACTTTCCCGGTTACCACGCAAGGCACAACGGTCATCACCTGGACCTACGAAGACCAATATGGCAATACTTCAACGCAGGAACAAAACATTATTATTGAGGATATCCTGGCTCCTGTTGCCGATGCGAGCACTCTGCCGGATCTTACAGCGGAATGTGCAATCACCGAAGCCGATGTGCTGACACCTACGGCCTCCGACAACTGCTCGGGAATGGTAACCGTAACAAACGATGCCACGTTCCCGATCACTGCACAGGGAACCAGCGTCATTACGTGGACTTTTACCGATGAAGCAGGGAATAGTTCAACACAAACACAAAATGTTGTCCTGACCGATGTTACCGACCCGGTTCCGGATGCGAGCAGCCTGCCGGAAATCAACGGTATTTGCGAAGTAACAGCTAATGATGTAACGCCGCCAACAGCCTCAGACGACTGTTTGGGAACAGTTACTGTTACGCCTGATGTTACCTTCCCGCTGACAACAGCAGGCACCACCGTTGTTACCTGGACTTTCACCGATGCCGGTGGAAACACCGCGACACAAACTCAAAATATCGTCATTGAAGCGTCGCCGGTGGCCGATGTCAGCTTTACCGACGGCAGTTTCAGCTACGATGGTATGCCGCACAGCCTTGCGGTAAGCACATTGCCCGCAGGCGCATCCGTGACCTACGAAAACAACGACCAAACGAATGCCGGTACCTACACCGTAACGGCAACGATTGATCCGGGAGTGGCAAGCTGCCCGCAAGTGCAATTGACCGCCACCCTCACCATCGACAAAGCAGCTCAAACCATCAGCTTCGACCCTATTCCGGTGAAAAACCTGGAAAACGATGCCGACTTCAGCTTAACCGCAACAGCCAGCTCCGGCCTGCCGGTGAGCTACAGCTATACCTACACCTCAGACACTACCCCTGCAACCGTAAGTCCGGAAGGCGATGTTGTTCTGTTGACTTCAGGAGTCGTTGAAATTACCGCATCACAGGAAGGCAACGACAATTACCTGCCTGCCGATCCGGTATCGCAGACGCTGACCATTGAAAGTTCGGATGCCACCATTCACTCCATCACCATCAACGACGTAACGATTCAGAATCCGGGTAACAAGGTTTCTTACTACATCGACTGCGGCGATAATATGGACGAAATAGCTGTTTCGTACACCAAGGAGACGAATGCCAGCTCGAATATGCCCGAAAGTTTTACCATGGGTATTAGCGGAACGGGAACCTTTACCCAGGTCATTAACCTGACCTCGCAGGACGGCTGTCAAACGGCCAGTTACACGGTCGAAATCGTGAAACCGTTCAACTACCTGGCTGCAGAAGGTTTGGTGATCCAGAAATTCAACAATGTACTGCTGGTGAACAACAACCCCGCCACGAACGGCGGCTACAACTTTGTCAGCTTTAAGTGGTACATGAATGGTAACGTAATCGGAACCGGGCAATATTATTCAGCCGGAGACAATGCAAGCAATACCCTGAACCCAAATGCCACCTACTGGGTGGAACTAACCGACGCCAGTGGCAACCGTTACCGCTCGTGCGACTTCGACGTTTCGCTGACAGCCACTGCTTATACCATTCAGGTTTCGCCCAACCCTGCCGCGGCTGGGACAACGGTTGACGTGAGTACCACCTACACACCGGAGATGCTGTCGAATGCCAAACTGAGTCTGAGCACCTTGTATGGCACACCGGTTTGGCAGGACGTGACCGTAACCAACGACAGCCGGATTATTCTTCCGTCGTCGCTAAGCCCGGGAACCTACATCCTGACCTCCAAAGCGGGTGATGTGATTCTGAGCACCAAAATTATTGTGAAGTAA
- a CDS encoding aldo/keto reductase: MDFKNVSLYKPKMEYRRFGKTEKNVSVITLGGMRFKHGWTEPRHEIPQDTLEECRDTVEKALYQGINLIETAYGYGKSETVYGIVLNDVLKVPRDSYYLMTKGASTTAADMRKLVMEQLATLKTDYFDFYAWHGMNTMGLFETACAPGGPVEELLKMKEEGLIKHVGFSTHAPLDVILKAIHTDLFEFVNLHYYYFFQRNKAAIDLAASKDMGVFIISPNDKGGKLSTPPQKLIDLTAPLHPVQWNARFCLSHETIHTLTFGLPATCSFDLLDGIFPAPAPFSPDDEKIKERMDAQRELDPYGHYEGYEMLDDPSGLNIPEILRFRMMLKCYDMREFGLYRYNMFQEKDHWFPGNFPTAENMQKIDTKRCPADVPIVELIEETHRELYKPKEKK, translated from the coding sequence ATGGACTTCAAGAATGTTTCGCTTTACAAGCCCAAAATGGAATACCGCCGTTTTGGAAAAACCGAGAAAAATGTCAGTGTAATTACCTTGGGTGGCATGCGCTTCAAGCATGGCTGGACTGAACCCCGCCACGAGATCCCCCAGGATACACTGGAAGAATGCCGCGATACGGTTGAAAAAGCTCTGTACCAAGGGATCAACCTGATTGAAACAGCTTACGGCTACGGAAAAAGCGAAACCGTTTACGGCATTGTACTGAACGATGTATTGAAAGTTCCGCGCGACTCTTACTACCTGATGACAAAAGGGGCCTCGACAACTGCTGCCGACATGCGCAAGCTCGTTATGGAACAACTGGCAACGCTGAAGACCGACTATTTTGATTTCTATGCCTGGCATGGCATGAACACGATGGGGTTGTTTGAAACAGCCTGCGCGCCCGGAGGCCCGGTTGAAGAGTTGCTGAAAATGAAAGAAGAAGGCCTGATCAAACATGTCGGATTCAGCACGCACGCACCTCTCGATGTTATTCTGAAAGCGATCCATACGGACTTGTTTGAATTCGTCAACCTGCACTATTACTACTTCTTCCAGCGAAACAAAGCTGCCATCGACCTGGCTGCCAGCAAAGACATGGGTGTCTTCATCATTTCGCCCAACGACAAAGGCGGCAAGCTGAGCACTCCTCCTCAAAAGTTGATTGACCTCACGGCTCCGCTTCACCCGGTGCAGTGGAATGCCCGTTTTTGTCTGAGCCACGAAACCATTCACACACTGACTTTTGGTTTGCCCGCCACCTGCAGCTTCGATTTACTGGACGGCATTTTCCCGGCCCCTGCGCCTTTTAGCCCGGATGATGAAAAGATCAAAGAACGCATGGATGCCCAGCGCGAGCTCGATCCGTACGGCCATTACGAAGGCTACGAAATGCTGGACGATCCTTCCGGATTGAATATTCCCGAGATCCTGCGTTTCAGGATGATGCTGAAGTGTTACGACATGCGCGAGTTTGGTTTGTACCGCTATAACATGTTCCAGGAAAAAGACCACTGGTTCCCCGGCAATTTCCCGACTGCTGAAAATATGCAAAAGATCGACACCAAGCGTTGCCCTGCCGACGTCCCAATTGTAGAACTGATTGAAGAAACACATCGGGAACTTTATAAACCGAAAGAGAAAAAATAG
- a CDS encoding aldo/keto reductase gives MTSRRDFIRKTAMASAGTAAISFSGMGANPSFSRFGAILQQVDGKNIRINRKMGLGGVAMGNGFHENTIEQITDALTAAWNNGVRYFDTSPWYGLGLSERRLGHFLFEKKREDFILSTKVGRVLEPDADFTPNPDLLWKGKLNFRHRYDYTASGVRKSVEDSLQRLGLSSIDVVFVHDLSPDNGDLGSGWIDQFEMARKGAFPELTKMREEGIIKAWGMGVNTPQPILNCLEVADPDVMLVAIQYSLVEHQNALNEVFPAMEKRNVKAIIGGPLNAGFLANRDRFNYGGEMPVEMLQKRVELNRIVKKYQLDLGTVALQFCAAHPTVAAVIPGASSATQVVANSLSANVKVPADLWVELKEAKLIDANAPV, from the coding sequence ATGACATCAAGAAGAGATTTTATACGAAAGACGGCGATGGCCTCAGCAGGCACGGCCGCGATTTCATTTTCCGGGATGGGGGCCAACCCTTCTTTTTCCCGATTTGGAGCGATCCTCCAGCAGGTTGACGGGAAGAATATCCGGATCAATCGGAAAATGGGACTTGGCGGAGTGGCCATGGGAAACGGGTTTCATGAAAATACGATCGAACAAATTACCGATGCCCTCACGGCAGCCTGGAACAATGGTGTTCGTTATTTCGACACTTCACCCTGGTATGGTTTGGGCTTAAGTGAACGTCGGCTGGGGCATTTCCTTTTTGAAAAGAAGCGGGAAGATTTCATTTTGTCGACTAAAGTAGGCCGTGTGCTGGAGCCGGATGCGGATTTTACGCCCAACCCGGATTTGCTGTGGAAAGGGAAGTTGAATTTCCGTCATCGCTATGATTATACGGCATCAGGTGTTCGCAAATCGGTTGAGGATAGCTTGCAGCGGTTGGGACTGTCGAGCATCGATGTTGTTTTTGTGCACGACCTTTCTCCGGATAATGGTGACCTCGGAAGTGGCTGGATCGACCAGTTTGAAATGGCCCGTAAAGGAGCTTTCCCCGAATTGACAAAAATGCGGGAAGAAGGAATTATCAAAGCCTGGGGGATGGGCGTGAATACGCCGCAACCTATTCTGAACTGTCTGGAAGTTGCTGATCCGGATGTGATGCTTGTTGCCATTCAATATTCATTGGTCGAACATCAGAATGCGTTGAACGAAGTCTTCCCTGCGATGGAAAAGCGGAACGTGAAGGCCATTATCGGTGGCCCCTTGAATGCCGGATTTTTGGCTAACCGCGATCGCTTTAATTATGGCGGCGAAATGCCGGTGGAAATGCTGCAGAAACGAGTTGAACTTAATCGCATCGTCAAAAAATACCAGCTTGATCTTGGTACGGTTGCTTTGCAGTTCTGTGCTGCACACCCAACGGTTGCTGCTGTGATTCCCGGGGCAAGCAGCGCCACTCAGGTTGTAGCAAACTCGTTGTCGGCAAATGTGAAAGTCCCCGCCGATTTATGGGTCGAATTAAAAGAGGCGAAATTGATTGATGCAAATGCGCCGGTATGA